AAAAGAAGCCGAGCCTTTGCTTCATCCACTTTTCAGATCCCGACGTGGTTGGCCATCAATATGGTTGGGAATCGCCCGAACAAATCAAATCATTAGCCACTGTCGATGCCGCGCTGGGCGAAATCTTCAAGGCAATTCGCAAGGCGGGAATCGCGGACCAGAGCGTGGTTATTGTCAGCGCAGATCATGGCGGCCACAAGCGGGCTCACGGGACCAACATGCCTGATGACATGCACATTCCGTGGATTGTCTGGGGTAAAGGGGTGAAGAAGGGAATGACGATCGAGACGCCAGTATCCACCTGCGACACGGCGGCCACGGCGCTTTGGTTGTTGGATGTGCCGCGTCCGGAATCGCTGGATGGGAAACCGGTGACGAGTGCGTTTCAGTTTTAACGAATTGTCTGTTGCAGAGAAGCAGCCAGGGGGTTTGGTTGCAGAAGTGAAAAAATGGACGCTCTTGCTTGTACCTCATCGCAAGCCGGTTTGGAAACCGGCGCTCCGCAGATTATAATTCCACTGCTTTTGCGAAAGATATTCAGCTCAGCCACGCCCACGCCCTTCCCGATTGGTCCGACCGCCTTCGTGCTCATTTGAAGACCAAAACAGCGTCCGCGATTTGACTTTCTCCATACTCGTGGGCTAGCTTAACGGCGATTTCGTCGCTTGTCAGTTGATGAGCCGTGAGTGCGAGAATTCGGATTGGACCGGATAAGCAGCCGCCCCAATCTTGATTCAATCATGCCGCCTTGCCTGCATTCATTGAGGTAAACGGAGCAAAGTTTCAGGAGGTTCAGCAGTTTTGGGAAAGTGAATGCAGTGAGGCACTCAACTCACTGACGCTGAAAGGAGACCGACTTAAAACCAGGAGCCGTCAACCCGGCACCCTGCCCCGGTTGGTCCTATTCTTCTGACCGCCTGCACTCGCGCAGGCTTCCATGACCGAAAGATTCGACGGAATCAAAGGAGCATCACTAATGGACCCAATGGCTTTATCGTCGCACGAGTTCAAGGAGAGTTTTCCCTACAAATGAGCGCAAGCCCTTCGCTACGCGCCGTCCGCGTGCGCGCGAAGGCATTCCAGTGCGGACAAAACTGAAAATGAAAGGAACAAGGAGGACATGAAAACAATACAACATCACTGGACGCGCGGCCTTGGGATCGCCGCTCTGGCGCTTGCGTTTGTGGGGCTTGGAGTCTGCAATGCGCCAGCACAGGCAAAGAAACCCAACATTCTGTTTATCATGGGGGACGACGTCGGCTGGTTTAACATTGGTGCCTATCACCAGGGAATCATGTCTGGCAAAACCCCGAACCTCGACAAGTTAGCCTCCCAGGGAATGCGGTTCACCGACTACTACGCTGAAGCGAGTTGCACGGCGGGACGAGCCAACTTCATCACGGGCGAGATTCCGTTGCGCACGGGACTAACCACGGTGGGGCAGGCCGGTGCCGACGTTGGCATTCCGGATAAAGCCTGCACGCTGGCCACGGCGCTCAAGGCGCAGGGCTATGCCACCGGTCAGTTCGGCAAGAACCATCTCGGAGATCTGAACAAATATCTCCCGACACTGCACGGCTTCGATGAGTTCTTTGGTTACCTGTATCACCTTGATGCATTGTCGGATCCGTACTGGTACTCGTTCCCTGTTGACGAGGCCTACTACAACAAGTTTGGCCCGCGCAGTGTGGTGCATTGTTGGGCGACGGATCAGGATGACACCACTGAGATGCCGCGCTGGGGCAAAGTCGGCAAGCAGAAGGTCGTGGATGAAGGCCCTCTGCCTCCCTTCCCGGACATGTCCAACGTGCCCAATATGCACGACCTGCCGTTCCTGAAGGCGAAATACGATATGACGACCTTCGACGAAGTCCTGGTCAAGTCTTCCATCGACTTCATGGACAAGGCCAAGAAAGACGGCAAGCCATTCTTCGTATGGCACAACTCCACGCGCATGCACGTCTGGACGTTCCTCGCCAAAAAATACAGCGCGATGCAGAACAGCAAGTCGAACTTTGGTCTTGAGGAAGCTGGCATGGCTCAGTTGGACGATAACGTCGGAGCGCTGCTCAAACACCTGGACGACATGGGTGAGGCCGACAACACCATCGTGGTATTCACCACCGACAACGGGGCGGAAGTGTTCACCTGGCCTGATGGCGGCATGACACCGTTCAAGGCCACCAAAGGCACCGTCGGCGAAGGCGGTTTCCGTGTGCCATGCATCGCACGCTGGCCGGGCCACATCAAGCCGGGCACGGTCGAGAACGGAATCTTTTCCGGTCTCGATTGGTTCCCGACCTTGTGCGCCGCGGCGGGCAATACCGACATCACTGACCAGTTGTTGAAAGGTGTGAAGTTCGGCGACCGCGAGTACAAGAACCACCTTGATGGTTACAACCAAATGGCTTTGCTTGAAGACAAAGGGCCGTCCGCGCGCCACGAACTCTTCTACTTTGGTGGGCCTCATCTGGGTGCCGTTCGCCTGGATGACTTCAAGTTCCAGTTTTATCAGCAGCCTTGGGGCTGGCCGGGCGAAAAAGTCACGACCGACATGCCGACATTGGTCAACATCCGCCAGGATCCATTTGAGCGAACGCCGTCAACTCGCGGCCAGTCCCTTAACGACCTTGGCGGCGGCTATATGAATGACTTCTTTGCCCGAGAGTTCTGGCGCTTCGTCCTAGTCCAGCAGGAAGTCGCAAAACTGGCGAAAACAGCCATCGATTACCCGCCGATGCAGGACCCGGCATCATTCAACCTCGACGCTGTGAAGAAGAAGATTGATGCGGCAATGAAAGAGCATGAAGGACAGTGAGCACCGATCACGGTAATTGGGCGTGCGGCTTGGAAGGGCCGTACGCATTCCTCACTAATTTAAATAACCTACAAATCCAATCATTGAAATAGAACCGGAGGCGAGCGTAAGGCTTTGGTTGTGCGTGAAGGCAGCCAGAGTCGAGATAAGTTGAAAATAAATAGGAATGAACAATGAAAACTAAACGAACTCACTGGATGTGCAGCTTTTGGGCTGCTCTCATGGCATTGACATTTGTGCTGCCCGGAGTTTCCGAGGCGCTGGCGCAGACCAAGAAACCCAACATTCTGTTCATCGTTTCCGATGACACGGGCTACGGCGACCTCGGCGCGTACGGGGGTGGCGAGGGGCGCGGTATGCCGACGCCTAACTTTGACCGGTTGGCGAAAGAGGGCATGCAGTTCTATTCATTCTACGCACAACCGAGTTGCACGCCGGGACGCGCCGCGATGATCACCGGTCGCATTCCCAACCGCAGTGGCATGACAACGGTAGCGTTTCAGGGCCAGGGCGGTGGCTTGCCAAAGGCGGAATGGACACTCGGGTCCGTGTTGAAGACTGCGGGTTACAAGACGTATTTCACCGGCAAATGGCACCTGGGTGAAGCGGACTATGCACTCCCGAATGCGCACGGTTACGACATGATGGAGCACTGTTTCCTCTATCACTGCAACGCCTACACCTATGGCGATCCGACGTGGTTCCCCGACATGGACCCGAAGCTGCGGGAAATGTTCGACAAAGTGACCAAGGGTTCGATGTCAGGCAACACAGGAGAAAAGGCCCATGAGGATTGGAAGGTCAATGGCCAGTACGTGGATACGCCGGAAAAGGGAGTCGTCGGCATTCCGTTTATGGACAAATACATTGAGCAGTCCGGATTGAAGTTCCTGGAGGACGCCGCGAAAAACACAAACCAGCCGTTTTTCATCAGCATCAACTTCATGAAGGTCCACCAGCCGAATCTGCCAGCCCCGGAGTTTGTTCATAAATCCATGTCGAAGAGCAAATATGCGGACTCAGTGGTGGAGTTGGATGCACGCATTGGGCACATAATGGACAAGCTGCGCGAGCTGGGTTTGGACAAGGATACACTGGTTTTCTACACAACTGACAATGGCGCGTGGCAGGATGTGTATCCAGATGCAGGTTACACTCCATTCCGTGGGACAAAGGGAACTGTGCGCGAGGGCGGGAACCGCGTTCCAGCCATTGCGGTGTGGCCGGGCAAGATCGCACCCGATTCAAAGAACCACGACATCGTGGGCGGTCTCGACTTGATGGCCACCTTCGCTGCTGTGGCTGGCGCCAAACTTCCCGAGAAGGATCTCGAAGGAAAACCCATGGTGTTTGACAGCTACGACATGACACCGTTGCTGTTGGGCAAGGGAAAGTGCGACCGCACGTCGTGGTTTTACTTTACCGAGGATGAACTCTCCCCCGGTGCCGCGCGTGTTAACAATTACAAAGCGGTGTTCAACCTGCGCGGGGATGACGGACAGCCGACGGGAGGACTCGCAGTAGATAGCAATCTCGGATGGAAAGGCCAGCAAAAATATGTCGCCACAGTGCCACAGGTTTTCGATCTCTGGGCAGACCCACAGGAACGTTATGACATCTTCATGAACAACTTCACGGAACGCACCTGGGTCATGATCACCATCAGTGATGAGATCAAAAAGCTGATGAAAACGTACGTTCAGTATCCTCCGCGCAAGGTGC
Above is a genomic segment from Pedosphaera parvula Ellin514 containing:
- a CDS encoding arylsulfatase gives rise to the protein MKTIQHHWTRGLGIAALALAFVGLGVCNAPAQAKKPNILFIMGDDVGWFNIGAYHQGIMSGKTPNLDKLASQGMRFTDYYAEASCTAGRANFITGEIPLRTGLTTVGQAGADVGIPDKACTLATALKAQGYATGQFGKNHLGDLNKYLPTLHGFDEFFGYLYHLDALSDPYWYSFPVDEAYYNKFGPRSVVHCWATDQDDTTEMPRWGKVGKQKVVDEGPLPPFPDMSNVPNMHDLPFLKAKYDMTTFDEVLVKSSIDFMDKAKKDGKPFFVWHNSTRMHVWTFLAKKYSAMQNSKSNFGLEEAGMAQLDDNVGALLKHLDDMGEADNTIVVFTTDNGAEVFTWPDGGMTPFKATKGTVGEGGFRVPCIARWPGHIKPGTVENGIFSGLDWFPTLCAAAGNTDITDQLLKGVKFGDREYKNHLDGYNQMALLEDKGPSARHELFYFGGPHLGAVRLDDFKFQFYQQPWGWPGEKVTTDMPTLVNIRQDPFERTPSTRGQSLNDLGGGYMNDFFAREFWRFVLVQQEVAKLAKTAIDYPPMQDPASFNLDAVKKKIDAAMKEHEGQ
- a CDS encoding arylsulfatase, producing MALTFVLPGVSEALAQTKKPNILFIVSDDTGYGDLGAYGGGEGRGMPTPNFDRLAKEGMQFYSFYAQPSCTPGRAAMITGRIPNRSGMTTVAFQGQGGGLPKAEWTLGSVLKTAGYKTYFTGKWHLGEADYALPNAHGYDMMEHCFLYHCNAYTYGDPTWFPDMDPKLREMFDKVTKGSMSGNTGEKAHEDWKVNGQYVDTPEKGVVGIPFMDKYIEQSGLKFLEDAAKNTNQPFFISINFMKVHQPNLPAPEFVHKSMSKSKYADSVVELDARIGHIMDKLRELGLDKDTLVFYTTDNGAWQDVYPDAGYTPFRGTKGTVREGGNRVPAIAVWPGKIAPDSKNHDIVGGLDLMATFAAVAGAKLPEKDLEGKPMVFDSYDMTPLLLGKGKCDRTSWFYFTEDELSPGAARVNNYKAVFNLRGDDGQPTGGLAVDSNLGWKGQQKYVATVPQVFDLWADPQERYDIFMNNFTERTWVMITISDEIKKLMKTYVQYPPRKVQSESYTGPITLSAYQRFEWIREQVKKEGINIPLPTGN